The DNA window TTGTACCACTAAGAAATTAGAACACCATAATGGCATTTATAGATTATAGCAACGAATCCAAAAGAATTTATGTTCTTGAAGACCGGACAATATCGGTTTTTGATAAGGATATAAAATTAACGGATGAAATCAAACTAGATTTTAATGCTCATTTTATTGAGAAAACAACCTTTTTTAAGTACTTAGAGAAGGTTCATTCTTTTGAAATGGCAGGTTGCGATTCTGAGAATATCTATTATTTCAAATTTGATGGGAGTGGTAATCTGGTTTCTCAGGAACTCCTCTCTCAGGATAAAAAAGATATTCTTTTAAGACTCAATGATCAAAACAAAATAGAACAACTATTTTTTGATCAGCACTCGAGTTACCATTCCAATTGCAAAATCTTTAAAAATCATCAAGAGATCTTACAGGTCAATTTGCTGGATCAATGCGAAAATGAAGAAAAAGACTGGGTTGGCTATGAATATATGGAATGCCTTAAAAGTACCAATCAACCCGGTCAATTAGCTTTTATTGCAACGCATGCCACCTATGGAGTTCAGGGTGTAAAAGTTTTCGGGATCAACGATTCGCAGCAACTGGATATGGTGTATGATATGGATGATCTGGATTATGACGGAGCCTTTCACAATCTGGCTTTTAACGCCACAGGAGAAAAGTTTACGGTGCTACTCTATGAAAATGATGATGACTTAAATGATTCATTTTCCATTTTTGAATATTCTGTTCACAATAATATAAGCCCGTTAAAAATTCATAAAACAAATCATGGCTTTTTAAACTTTCATCGACTTCATACGCACTATTTGACGGATTCTATTCTATGTATTGTAAGAAATTCAGATATCATCATTTTTGATTTGAATAATGGTAAAACAATTGATACGTTAAACCGTGATTTTAAATCAAGCTTCTTTATAGATTTCAATATTCTGATCTACCAATTGAATGATAAAATAATTGTTCTTGAATATTAAATTATTTGACATTTACTATTTTTTATACAACTCTTTCTTTCATTCCATTCAAATACCCTTCATCGAAGGGTGCTGAGAAGTATTCCCCAGCACCAATATATTAAGACATTTGTGTATGAATAGGTATTGTTATTTCTTTATTTTTACAATATTAAGTAAAGTTGTATCAGGACTTTATTGTTCTACGATGGTCAACGAGTTATATACTCCACTTCCGGAAATATCAAATTGACTGATTGTACCATCAAATCCTACAGTAATCCAGGTAAAAGGTCTTAATTTGTCTCCTTTGTTTAAGTAAACACTCACCGTACATGCCGAACCTACAGGAACCGCATTGGGACTGGCTCCGGTGTCAGAAGCATAGCCGTTGTTTGTCTTAACTCTCTGAGTGATGGTACCGGCAGGATTTCTAACTTCCCAAATGGCTTCGGTCTGGTTATTTTCGCCCGTATTTACCTGGCTGGACTGTAATGCAAAAGTAAAAGTAGCAAAATACACTCCTGTTCGTGGAGCAATAAATTCTCCCGTCGCAGGATTGAAATTACTGGTAGGAACTCCCGAATCCGAATCCAGTTTTTCTTCCCAGTTGGTTAAATAAGAAGATCTGCGCTGTACTATTCCGGATTTCGTACCAATTTCTGAGGGTGTTGCACTTTCAAATACGTAAGTATCTTGTGTAGTTTTACTGGCCATAACTACAATCCGGGGCTTACCTTTAGGAAAAAAGCTCACCCAGGTTGTTCCGTCAGAAAATTCCAGATATCCTTTTACTCCGATAGCAGGACTCGCGACATAGCGCAAAGCTCCGGCGCCAGCCTGAACAGCAGTTTTATCTGTATTTCCTACAGCTACCGCGCCACTGGCTCCACTGCGAAGATCGATTGCTACCTTTGGACTGGCAACCAATACTCCGAGCTTACCGGTATTGTCTATAATAACTTTACCCGCATCAGTTTTAATTTCAACCGGGTTTACCGGATTATCAACACCCAATCCTATCTGGGCATTTATTTGAATTGCCCCAAAAAACAGAGGAATACAGGCAATTATTAGATTCTTTACTATATGCTGTTGTCTCATTATTTTATTTTTTATAACTCGCTAATACTCAAATTATTTAACTTCCCGTCATTCAAGGTATTTCTTGAAGAACCTATATTATGCTTCACACTAAATTTAATGGTATTGCCTGTTTTAAGGTTAAAAATAGCATTACAATTTCCACTGATGTAATTGCTTACTGCACCAGCCTGAAAAGCCGGATAAGAATTCACAGTCTTGAATATCTGAATATTCTCAATACTACGGTCACTTTCTATTGCGGTTTCTATAAAGGTATTTTTGGGAATATTCCCATTCGCTAAAGTAATGTTGAAGGACACCAGATAAAATCCATCACGGGGAGCAGTAAAAGTTCCGCTGGAAGGATCAAAATCACCATTAGGCGTTGTACCCAAGTCTACTGTTTCGGTCCAGCCGGAGATATAGGTCGTTGTATTGCTGCCAATACTTTGGGCAGAGCTTTTACTTGCATTAACAAGCGCTTTCGTTGGAGCTGTAAGCGGTAAAGCAATCCATTGTTCACCATCGGAATATTCCATAAAGCCGCCTGCATTGTATCGTATTGCGCCAGGGCCAGCCTGGGCCGGGGTTTGAGTACCAATACCCAACCCGATCAAACCTTTATTATCCGGGGAACGAAGATCTACTTTAGTTATTGGATTTAAAAGACCCAGGCCAAGATTACCTGTTGAACTTACCACTACATCATTGGACAACTTTGAAGCATCCGGTGATTTACCATTATCTTTTGCTGCATCAATTTGCAAAGGTTGAGCGGGACTATCCGTAAAAAAGCCTACCTGAGCATTTATTTTACCTGAAGAAAAAAATAGAATACAAGCCAATAATGTATAGGTGATATTAATTTTTATTTTCATAATACTCTATTTTTTAATGTTCTATAATGGTTAAATTATTAAATCCATCGTCCGGATTCGTAGGATCTGAGGAGTTAGTGGTTACCCTAAGAGCAACAGATCCGCTTGAAATAAGGTTGTGCCAAAGTCTGGTCACCACCTTTGTACCGGCGGTTAAGGTAAGAGTAACCGTACTTGATCCTCCTGCTTGCGTGGAACGGGTAGCATTTGCATCGTCCGGAGTTCCCGTCATCGATTGTCCGAAAGTTTTATAAACACTTGCCAGTACCGTATTGGCGGTGGTGTCATAAAATTGTGATTCTACTCTTGAACCATCATTAATAACAGCTCCGTTAAAATTAAATGTCAATAAAAATGTATAGGTGCCATCACGGGGAGCAGTAAAAATACCGAGCGAAGCATCAAAGCTATTGCTCATATCACGAACCAGATTCCAGTTGGTAATGTTTGTGGCAGAACTTTGTGTAATAGACTGACTTGTAATTTTACGTGCTACCACCACAGCTTTTTGAGGGGCGATATATGCTTTATGCCAAACAGAACCATCCGATACTTCAATTTTTGCACCTACAGGTGTATTGATCACGTCATACCTCACGGCACCGGCACCGGCAGCAGCAGCAGTCATTGTGGTGGTGCTTAAGCCCAGAGCATTTTCCGGACCTGAGGATCTCATATCAAGCTTTACCTGTGGATTAAGAACTCCGACTCCGATAAAGCCTGTAGTTTTGTTGACAATAACGTCGTTGGCTACCTGTGCGGCAGTTGGTACTCCGGTAGTGGCATTGTCTTTAGCCCCGTCTACGTGCAAAATTCCCTGTGGATTTGCAGTGCCAATCCCAGTTTGTGCATTCATGAGATCGACACAAGAATATAGGATCCCTATTATAAGGATTATCAAACGTATTCTTTTTTTCATGTGTTTTATTTTTAGTAAAAAATTGAGTTATTACAGTGATAAGGAAGTTTTTTTGAAAGTCTTTTTATTCGACTGAAAACTGATTTTTCCATTTTGCAATGGTATTTCTGCTTAATTTAAAATGCTGGGCAAGTTGGGAGTTATTCAGTTGATTTTTTTTCTGATATTCTAATATCTGATCAATGGCGGGTTTATTATAGGACGGATGTTTTTGGTTAAATTCTGTATTTTCTTTAGAGTCTTTGCTGAAAAGAATCCGGTTAATATCTATAACATCAAGGACTGACAGATCTTTTTTAGATAGTAGATGAGTACATACTTCTTTTTTCTCAGGATATTTTACACTGATTAAATCGCTATATATTTTTTTATAATCAGGTGCGTTTTTCATAATTTTTTTAATCATTTTTTGTGTTTCAAAAGTACTATATTTTCAAACTGTACAACATGCAGATGGCATAGATATAATTCGATAACAATATATTCTGGTCTTTTAATAATTATTTCATGGAGTTTTTTAATTGTACATACTTGTTTTGCCATTTATACAAAGTCGTTTTAGGGATCCTATACTCTTTTATAACCTCAGCTTTTGTTTTTTTGCCGCTTTCAATTTGTTCCAGGATAAAATCAACAACTTCTTTTGTATAGATATTTTTTCTGTATTTAGGAAGAATCGTTTTTTCATTTCCGGAATGATTATATTTCATACCTTTCTGAGGAGCATACAGAATTAAATATTGCGAATAAATTCTAAAAAAATCATATTCCAGAAGTATGCTTAGTTTTAATAGAACCTCAGCTTCCAAAGACTTTTGCAAGAATATAGATTCCAATTCTTTTCCAGAACATTTTAAAAACTTACAGATACGTACTTCATTTATTTTACGCTCTTCGATACACAATTTCACGAGCGAACCCACGTGAATATTTTTAAGGTCGAGCATCATTCGGTAGTATATTTTGCAGTTATTTTTTTCATCACTTGTGTTTTTGTTTTTTGAATACTTTTAGTTTTTAATCAAATATATTTTACTCATCATCAGAAGATTCTAAATACAGAAAACTCCATCATTATGTCTGCAAATCTAAATTATTGCCGTACACAACGTGGAGCTATATTGTAAGAAATTCGGATTATATCACTAAAAATACCGGCTGTTTTTGGTTGTTAAACCCACCTTAACGACTTAATTATCAAGGTAAATTCAAAATCCAGTCATTGATATCGGCTTCTGAAGGAATACTCAGTTTTTTTCGCAGCCTGAATTTTCTATGTTGCACCGTTTTTATAGTGACATAGGTATATTCGGCGATATCTTTGGTAGAGAAATTGAGATAAAGCATCGCGCAGAATTTAATTTCGGTATTCAGCAGTTTGGGTTCTATATTCTGTAATTTATGGTAATGTTCAGGGTACACTTCTTCAAATCTTTTGATAAACTCGGGACTATTGGTTTTTGCCAAATGAACGACATGTTCAAATGATTCATTGATCTTTAGCTTAAGTTCATTCGTTTCAAGATCTTTTTTATGAATAATATGATCCTTTTCGATAATCTTCTTTTCAATATCTATTTCCTTTCTTCGCTGCTTTCTTTTTTGATGAAAAAATATAAAAAGAGATAAAATGACACCTGCTAAAGTGAGAGAAACAATTAAAATCCATTCTTTTCGGTTAGAATTGGATATTTCTTTTTCATTTTGTTCAATTATGTTGGTAACCGATCTGTTAACTCCTCTGTCCGTTTCTTTGTCGATGCTGTCTTTTAACACCGTATACCTCAAAAGGTAGGCCTGTTCGGCTTTGGTATCGTTTAATTTGTGGTAAACATTGGCCTTTGACCTGTAAATATTCAAAAGTATAAAGGGCTTTTCTGCCTGTCTGGCCAGTTTTTCAGCTGCGTCATACTTTAATAAAGCATTTTGATAATCTTTTTTTAAAGTGAGTAACCCTGCATAATTATCAAAGGTAGCCGCTTTTTCGTAGATATTATCTTTAAATTTATTCGTTTCCAGCAACCTGAAAGCTTTCTGAAAGTTGACTTCTGCAGAATCGGTATTTTTCCCGTTATTGATATAATATTCTGCAATATTGGTATATCCCAGAGGTGTTGGATCTGCATTGTTGGCTTTATAATAGTAAGCCAATACCGAGTCTTTTTTATCGAGACTCTCAAAATATATTGCCCGTGAAGCGTATACGTAATTCAAAAACCCTTTATCTCCATTTTGTCTGGCATAGCTGATGGCTGTTGCATTGCGTTGCAAAGCGATATCAAAGAGTTTTATTCTGTAATAGACCTGCGCATATTCCTGATTGATCTTTGCAAAAAGAAATGGATCATCAAGTCCCTTTGCTTTTTTTTCTGCATTTGATAAAGCTTTTATAGCATTTTCATATTGCCCCATCAACCACAAGTGATTGCCGATATTTACATATCCTAATGCCTCTCCTTTAGAATATCCTTTTTTTTCAGCGACTTGTATTATTTTTTGATTCAACCGAATGACCTCTTCGTTTGATAATTTTATGGTTACCGCTCCACTCGTCTGATAAAGAAGTCTATCAATTTCATTGATCGTAAGCTTATCAGAAACACTGTTTACAGAGAGTTCCTGGGAAAATGTTTTAACACCAAATAATAGCGAGAAAATAAGTTGAACAAATGCAATTTTCTGCCTCATGACAAGATGGGTAATGTTATAGTAAATATACATATTAAGTAAATCAAAGAAAAAGATTAATTTTTTTCACTGCTTCAAAATAAATTAATGATATAGCTCACATCATCAGCGTTAGGACCAATGGCATTCAACTGAACATACAATTGATTTTGAATTTCGCAAAATATTGGATTATCAAGGCTTATACTTAATTTTAAAGTGCCTTTTCCTGGATATTCCGGATACCAACATCGTTTTAAGCTAACGATGATTTCTTACGATATAAAAAATTGGAAATTGTATCAGTATTATTTTTAATACTATCGGTAACCAGGACGATGAGCTGTGCTTTTTCATTTCAATTGCTTTTATGTTTTTTATATAGACAGGACTTATTGAGTACATCCATTTTCAGGGCTGATTACCTACTAAATGGTCGGCAAATAAAATAAAAGTCTGAGAAATAATCTAAAAACAAGATACTAAAAAGGTACTGATGTCATGTAACTAACATAAAGTAAGACGATTGTATATAAAAGGATTTATGATTGATAATCTTCTTTATGATTTCAATGTATTCAATTCATTCAACAAAACAAAAGAGAATTTAGCTTATTTCCGTGGCTTGTCGCCTTCATATTTTTACTATTTCTTTTATTGAAATTTTTATATCCGGCATTTTAAACACTCTTCAAACACCTTATTAACAGGGATTTTTTAAAAGTTTAGTATCTGTTTAGTAGGTCGTATTTGCATACTTTAACCGCTATAGATATAGCTTTGGAGAAACTAAAATTTATGATCAATTATTTATTACCTGGATTTATTCTTTTTTCCACCGCAGTATCATCGCAAGTTGGAATTAATACATCAACACCGCAGACTACATTGGATGTTACCGGAGTACCGGATGACACGGCCAAATTAGACGGCATCCTGGCACCCAGACTAACAGGTGTACAGTTGCGGGCTAAAAATTATACAAATGCTCAAAAAGGAACCTTGATATTTGTCACAGCGGCAGATACCTCTCCTTCAGGACAAACCATTAACGTTAGCTCTTCCGGCTATTATTTTTTTGACGGAACTGTATGGGTCAGGATTGCCTCAGGAATAACATCCTTTGATTCAACAGATGATGCTTTCATTAACAATCCTACCAATTCAAGATTAGAACTGGGAACTAATTCAAACGGAACGACTACCAGAGCAGCAGGATCTGAATTTGTGATCTATGACAACGGACGGGTGGGAATTGGCAGCACCAATCCGGTAAGCGCACTTCAGATTACTGAAAATACATTGGCCGGAAGTAATGAATTAAGAGTTTCTTCTGCCAATAATGCCTCCAGAATTGTCGTAGACAGACTGAATCCGTCCGGTAACCTTTCGAGTAATGATGAGTTGGGACGTTTTGTTTTTAACGCTAAAATTGCCGGAGGATCTTTTCCCGTAGCCGGAATAGTTGCTTATTACAGAGGAACCGGAACCACCAATTCATCAAGTATGGTCTTTCGTACAAGTGACAGCAACAAAATGATTATAGATGACGCAGGACGCGTATCTTTGGGATCGACTTATTCTAACTCTTCTGCAATTCTTGATTTGCAGGCAACAGATAAAGGATTTCTTCCGCCAAGAATCAGTCTACAGTCTGTGAATGACGGGACAACGATCTCTTCTCCTGCGAAAGGTTTAATTGTTTATAACACCAATACGAATACGGCTCAAATGCAGTATGGAGAAGGCCTTTATAATAATTCAGGAACTTCTTCATCTCCGGTCTGGGACAAGCTCTCTCCTC is part of the Chryseobacterium lactis genome and encodes:
- a CDS encoding complement C1q domain-containing protein codes for the protein MKIKINITYTLLACILFFSSGKINAQVGFFTDSPAQPLQIDAAKDNGKSPDASKLSNDVVVSSTGNLGLGLLNPITKVDLRSPDNKGLIGLGIGTQTPAQAGPGAIRYNAGGFMEYSDGEQWIALPLTAPTKALVNASKSSAQSIGSNTTTYISGWTETVDLGTTPNGDFDPSSGTFTAPRDGFYLVSFNITLANGNIPKNTFIETAIESDRSIENIQIFKTVNSYPAFQAGAVSNYISGNCNAIFNLKTGNTIKFSVKHNIGSSRNTLNDGKLNNLSISEL
- a CDS encoding helix-turn-helix domain-containing protein — encoded protein: MKNAPDYKKIYSDLISVKYPEKKEVCTHLLSKKDLSVLDVIDINRILFSKDSKENTEFNQKHPSYNKPAIDQILEYQKKNQLNNSQLAQHFKLSRNTIAKWKNQFSVE
- a CDS encoding S1 domain-containing protein, with the translated sequence MMLDLKNIHVGSLVKLCIEERKINEVRICKFLKCSGKELESIFLQKSLEAEVLLKLSILLEYDFFRIYSQYLILYAPQKGMKYNHSGNEKTILPKYRKNIYTKEVVDFILEQIESGKKTKAEVIKEYRIPKTTLYKWQNKYVQLKNSMK